A genomic window from Chitinophaga pollutisoli includes:
- a CDS encoding class I SAM-dependent methyltransferase, whose translation MLATTSSYQFLRRIISNGGPEAREYAALNEVFESIAASLRAGELSETDKAALYQGFGSHEEIGHTILGHARAKPFGYAGDFLIIDKIYREEVTADRQLRKWDEFWHQQPATRAVRNRKDYFIRMIRRTLRGTTSASLLNIASGPGRDLAEAYARIDPSRLRTMCVEADDKAIAYATELNAAHLDQVEFIHRNVFRFDTHQRFDIVWSAGLFDYFEDGVFVRLLQKMMGWAKPGGEVIVGNFGDHNPTRGYMEIISEWYLIHRSATHLRELALRAGAAPEKIKVEREPEGVNLFLHVSV comes from the coding sequence ATGTTAGCAACCACCTCTTCCTACCAATTCCTGCGCCGCATCATCAGCAACGGCGGCCCCGAAGCGCGCGAATACGCGGCGCTTAACGAAGTCTTCGAATCCATCGCCGCATCCCTCCGGGCCGGTGAGCTTTCGGAAACAGACAAAGCAGCCTTGTACCAGGGCTTTGGTTCCCACGAAGAAATCGGCCATACCATCCTCGGCCACGCACGCGCCAAACCCTTCGGCTACGCCGGCGATTTTCTCATCATCGATAAAATCTACCGCGAAGAAGTAACGGCCGACCGGCAACTCCGCAAATGGGACGAGTTCTGGCATCAACAACCCGCCACCCGCGCTGTCCGCAACCGCAAGGATTACTTCATCCGCATGATCCGCAGAACGCTCCGTGGCACAACATCCGCCAGCCTGCTCAATATTGCCAGCGGCCCCGGCCGCGACCTGGCGGAAGCCTACGCCCGCATCGATCCCTCGCGGCTGCGGACGATGTGTGTGGAAGCCGACGACAAGGCCATCGCATATGCCACGGAACTGAATGCGGCGCACCTGGACCAGGTGGAATTCATCCACCGCAATGTGTTCCGGTTCGATACCCACCAGCGATTCGATATCGTATGGAGCGCGGGCCTGTTCGATTATTTCGAAGACGGGGTTTTCGTTCGCCTGCTGCAAAAGATGATGGGATGGGCGAAACCCGGTGGCGAAGTAATTGTCGGCAATTTCGGCGACCATAACCCCACACGCGGATACATGGAGATCATCAGCGAATGGTACCTCATCCACCGTTCCGCTACGCATTTGCGCGAACTGGCGCTTCGTGCCGGCGCAGCTCCGGAAAAAATCAAAGTGGAGCGAGAGCCCGAAGGCGTGAACCTATTCCTGCATGTGAGCGTGTAA
- a CDS encoding serine hydrolase, with amino-acid sequence MPNYRNYLRLLCLGLILPVAAFSQKEDRKLTAKLTELAGAFHGEVGIYVEHLKTGRFVAINADTVFPTASIVKVPLLVGLFDKIEKGELKYHQPRVYRDSAKYGGSGIMQFFKDSAATEVSVLAALMMSYSDNTTSLWNQALAGGGQRVNEIMEQYGFKNTRVNSRTPGRQDIWKIYGWGQTTPREMARLVKMIFKGEIISPAASDRMYRLMCRGYYDESSLSQIPPYVQAAHKTGSVDATRSEVVLVNAPHGDYVFHVATKNNKDQRWADDNEAVVLIRNVSAVIWNHFEPKSNWKPLYTVYK; translated from the coding sequence ATGCCAAACTATCGCAATTACCTCCGCCTCCTCTGCCTTGGATTGATACTGCCGGTTGCGGCATTCTCCCAGAAAGAAGACCGTAAACTTACCGCCAAACTCACGGAATTGGCCGGCGCCTTTCACGGCGAGGTGGGCATTTACGTCGAGCATCTCAAAACGGGCCGCTTCGTGGCTATCAACGCCGACACGGTATTTCCTACTGCCAGCATTGTAAAAGTACCGTTGCTGGTGGGATTGTTCGATAAAATCGAGAAAGGGGAGCTCAAATACCACCAGCCGAGGGTGTACCGCGATTCCGCGAAGTACGGCGGCTCGGGGATCATGCAGTTCTTTAAAGACAGCGCGGCCACGGAAGTGAGCGTGCTGGCCGCGCTCATGATGTCGTACAGCGACAATACCACCTCGCTCTGGAACCAGGCCCTCGCGGGCGGCGGCCAGCGCGTGAACGAGATCATGGAACAATACGGTTTCAAAAATACCCGCGTCAATTCCCGCACTCCCGGCCGCCAGGACATCTGGAAAATCTACGGATGGGGGCAGACCACACCCCGCGAAATGGCGCGCCTGGTCAAAATGATCTTTAAGGGGGAAATCATCAGTCCGGCAGCGAGCGACCGCATGTACCGCCTGATGTGCAGGGGATATTACGACGAATCCTCTCTATCCCAGATTCCGCCCTATGTGCAGGCCGCCCATAAAACGGGATCGGTAGACGCTACGCGGTCGGAAGTGGTGCTGGTGAATGCGCCGCACGGCGATTATGTTTTCCATGTAGCCACGAAAAATAATAAGGATCAGCGTTGGGCGGATGACAATGAAGCCGTGGTCCTGATCCGCAACGTTTCCGCCGTGATCTGGAATCATTTTGAACCGAAGAGCAATTGGAAGCCGTTGTATACGGTTTACAAGTGA
- a CDS encoding cation-translocating P-type ATPase, which yields MDFHPIATDELLRQFGTNPSAGVSPEKAEQLLAEHGPNELSATQRESLWLILLHQFMSPVIYLLLIAMGMSLFFREWLDAIAIAVVILLNALIGFIMEFQAEKAMDGLRQMTTQTARVLRGGKITEIPSTAIVPGDLLLLDAGDMVQADGRLLEATSLQADESALTGESLPVDKSPGELPEDTPLAERSNMVYKGTFIRNGNARVLVTSTGMKTELGHIAHLVAGAQKSATPLEKKLESFSKRLIGITVVIVILIFGAGVLNQVPILEMLKTSIALAVAAIPEGLPVVATLSLARGMIRMARQNVIVKKLSAVETLGATTVICTDKTGTLTENKMQVTEAQQPGATWKQSEEAPENDAFRLLRETAVLCNNAIIDGDKEIGDPIEVSLLQFADETGDNAEIIREGFKKLDEAPFNSDTRVMATLHQGEEQFRVSAKGATEDLLGYCTAIWKNGALAPLSDEDRQFWMAATEQLAASGLKTLGYAIREANDQPGEMLEELVFLGITGFMDPPRAGVKEVIRECHGAGIRVLMLTGDHPATAATIARQLDIVREGQKPVVTGRELEKAPEVWENAAVFARVSPKQKLDLVNGLQEDHHIVAMTGDGVNDAPALKKADIGIAMGIRGTQVSQEVADMVLKDDAFASIVMAVRQGRVIFTNIRRFIIFLLSCNLSELLVIGLVATFNIPFQLVAIQILFINLITDVFPAMALGFTEGDATVMQKHPRDPRKPILSRNGWTWIWVYAAVIGGSALGAAFTAEYFREGATDVMAANNVLFYTLILSQLLHALNMKEPREKFLGGPVMRNKYLIGSIFLSAGVTLLCLFIPPVAKALRLQMMPAIDWWLTLGFSVASLLVVRLLSGIFMRK from the coding sequence ATGGATTTTCACCCTATTGCAACCGATGAATTGCTACGGCAGTTCGGGACAAACCCCTCTGCGGGCGTTTCCCCTGAAAAAGCGGAACAGCTCCTGGCCGAGCACGGGCCCAACGAACTTTCCGCCACCCAACGGGAATCTCTTTGGCTGATCCTCCTCCACCAGTTCATGAGCCCCGTGATTTACCTCCTGCTCATCGCCATGGGCATGTCCCTGTTCTTCCGGGAGTGGCTGGACGCCATCGCCATCGCCGTGGTGATCCTTCTCAACGCCCTCATCGGCTTCATCATGGAATTCCAGGCGGAAAAAGCCATGGACGGCCTCCGGCAGATGACCACCCAAACCGCCCGCGTGCTCCGCGGCGGCAAAATAACCGAAATCCCCTCCACCGCCATCGTCCCGGGCGACCTCCTACTGCTCGATGCCGGCGATATGGTCCAGGCCGACGGCCGCCTGCTCGAAGCCACGAGCCTTCAGGCCGACGAGTCCGCCCTCACGGGTGAATCCCTCCCGGTCGACAAATCCCCCGGCGAGCTGCCGGAAGACACGCCCCTGGCCGAAAGGTCTAACATGGTATATAAAGGCACCTTCATCCGCAACGGCAATGCCAGGGTGCTGGTGACGTCCACCGGCATGAAAACCGAGCTGGGGCATATCGCGCACCTGGTGGCAGGGGCGCAGAAGTCCGCCACGCCGCTGGAAAAGAAGCTGGAAAGCTTCAGCAAGCGCCTGATCGGCATCACGGTGGTGATCGTTATCCTGATCTTCGGCGCGGGCGTCCTCAACCAGGTGCCCATCCTGGAAATGCTGAAAACCTCCATCGCGCTGGCCGTGGCGGCCATCCCCGAAGGCCTGCCCGTAGTGGCTACGCTCAGCCTGGCAAGGGGGATGATCAGGATGGCGCGGCAAAATGTAATTGTCAAAAAACTCTCGGCTGTGGAAACCCTCGGCGCCACCACGGTCATCTGTACCGATAAAACCGGCACCCTCACGGAAAATAAAATGCAGGTCACCGAAGCGCAGCAGCCCGGAGCCACCTGGAAGCAGAGCGAAGAAGCCCCGGAAAACGACGCCTTCCGCCTGCTCCGGGAAACGGCCGTATTGTGCAATAACGCCATAATCGACGGTGATAAAGAAATCGGCGACCCCATAGAAGTGAGCCTCCTGCAGTTCGCGGACGAAACGGGAGACAACGCGGAGATCATCCGCGAAGGCTTCAAAAAGCTGGATGAAGCCCCCTTCAACTCCGACACCCGCGTGATGGCGACGCTGCACCAGGGCGAGGAGCAATTCCGCGTGTCCGCCAAAGGCGCAACGGAAGACTTGCTCGGCTACTGTACCGCAATCTGGAAAAACGGGGCGCTGGCGCCGCTGTCCGACGAAGACCGGCAGTTTTGGATGGCAGCCACGGAGCAACTGGCGGCATCGGGACTTAAAACCCTCGGCTACGCCATCCGGGAGGCGAACGACCAGCCCGGGGAAATGCTGGAAGAACTGGTGTTTCTCGGCATAACTGGTTTCATGGACCCGCCGCGCGCCGGCGTAAAAGAAGTGATCCGGGAATGTCATGGCGCGGGCATCCGGGTGCTGATGCTCACGGGCGACCATCCCGCCACGGCGGCCACGATCGCGCGGCAGCTGGATATCGTGCGGGAAGGGCAGAAGCCCGTGGTAACGGGGCGCGAGTTGGAGAAAGCCCCGGAAGTCTGGGAAAATGCCGCCGTTTTTGCGCGGGTTAGCCCGAAGCAAAAACTAGACCTGGTGAACGGTTTGCAGGAAGACCATCACATCGTAGCCATGACGGGCGACGGCGTCAACGACGCGCCGGCGCTCAAGAAAGCGGATATCGGCATCGCAATGGGCATCCGGGGCACGCAGGTGTCGCAGGAAGTGGCGGATATGGTGCTGAAAGACGATGCATTTGCATCCATCGTGATGGCGGTGCGCCAGGGTAGGGTGATCTTCACCAATATCCGCCGGTTCATCATTTTCCTCTTGTCCTGCAATTTGAGCGAGCTGCTGGTTATCGGGCTGGTCGCCACTTTCAATATTCCTTTCCAACTGGTGGCGATTCAAATTCTTTTCATCAACCTAATCACAGACGTGTTTCCCGCTATGGCATTAGGTTTTACGGAAGGCGACGCTACTGTGATGCAGAAACATCCCCGCGACCCGCGCAAGCCTATCCTCAGCCGCAACGGCTGGACTTGGATCTGGGTGTATGCCGCCGTCATCGGCGGAAGCGCCCTCGGCGCAGCGTTTACGGCGGAATATTTCCGGGAAGGAGCGACGGATGTGATGGCGGCGAACAACGTACTTTTCTACACGCTCATCCTTTCCCAGCTCCTGCACGCTTTGAATATGAAAGAGCCGCGCGAGAAGTTCCTCGGCGGCCCGGTGATGCGTAACAAATATCTCATCGGATCGATCTTCCTCAGTGCGGGCGTTACTTTGCTCTGCCTCTTCATTCCTCCCGTAGCGAAAGCATTGCGGTTGCAGATGATGCCGGCGATAGACTGGTGGCTGACGCTGGGTTTCAGCGTGGCGTCGTTGCTGGTGGTGCGTTTGTTGTCGGGGATTTTTATGCGGAAATAA
- a CDS encoding ABC transporter permease, whose amino-acid sequence MIRNYLKIAWRNLLKNKTFSLINIAGLSIGMAVALMIGLWLRDELTYNKNFEHYDRIVQVMQHQTFNGVTNTQTANPWLMAEAIREKYGSDFKHIVQAGWNDGYVLSHDGKGQTRVGTFFEPGITEMLSLEMITGTRDGLKDVNSILLSETSAQAFFGDKEALGQILKLNNQMPVKVTGVYKDLPENSEFGNLQFICPWSLFLNINPWIREMDNPWRSNFTQTYAQLADHADLATVSAKIRNVKLEKVREEEKAFNAQVFLWPMANWHLYGEWKNGKNIGGRISSVWLFGTIGIFVLLLACINFMNLSTARSEKRAREVGIRKAVGSHRTQLIMQFFCESTLLACFGFVLSVALVQAALPAFNTVAGKHMSMPFGEPVFWLAGVAIILLTGLLAGSYPALYLSSFQPVKVLKGTFKAGRNAAIPRKALVVLQFTVSVVLIIGTIIVFKQIRHAQDRPVSYNREGLVYTFMSTNELRSHYDVIRNDAMASGAVTEVANASGPPNNVQMINNGYTWEGMAPGAQGNFAAVDVSHDYGKAVQWQVVQGRDFSKQFASDSNGVVLNESAVAFMQLKDPIGKTIKKDGKPYIIVGVVKDILMGSPYTPIFRTIWHIDGGGGNVFLMRLNPDKPTAESLKKLEAVFAKHNPGMPFMYDFVDAQYKLKFVSEQRIGQLSAYFAVLAIFISCLGLFGMASFMAEQRTKEIGVRKVMGASVFSLWRLMSADFAALVLIALAIAVPVGWFGMQRWLNSYEYRTDISWWTIALTCIGAMSIALFTISTQSIRAAMTDPVKSLRSE is encoded by the coding sequence ATGATCCGCAACTACCTTAAAATCGCCTGGAGGAATCTCCTGAAAAACAAAACCTTCTCACTGATCAATATCGCGGGATTGTCGATCGGTATGGCTGTTGCCCTGATGATCGGGCTCTGGCTGCGCGATGAACTGACTTACAATAAAAATTTCGAACACTACGACCGGATTGTACAGGTGATGCAACACCAAACGTTCAACGGCGTCACCAACACCCAAACGGCCAATCCCTGGCTCATGGCCGAGGCCATCCGGGAAAAATACGGCAGCGATTTCAAGCACATTGTACAGGCTGGCTGGAACGACGGTTATGTGCTCTCCCACGATGGCAAAGGACAGACGCGCGTGGGCACCTTCTTCGAACCGGGGATTACGGAAATGCTATCGCTGGAGATGATAACGGGAACCCGCGACGGACTGAAAGATGTGAATTCCATCCTATTATCCGAAACTTCCGCACAGGCATTTTTTGGCGACAAGGAAGCCCTCGGTCAAATACTCAAACTCAACAACCAAATGCCCGTAAAAGTAACGGGCGTATATAAAGACCTTCCAGAGAATTCGGAGTTCGGCAACCTTCAGTTCATCTGTCCATGGTCATTGTTCCTCAACATCAATCCCTGGATCCGGGAAATGGACAACCCCTGGCGTTCGAATTTCACGCAAACTTACGCCCAGCTGGCCGATCATGCAGACCTGGCAACGGTTTCAGCGAAAATCCGGAACGTGAAGCTGGAAAAAGTCCGCGAAGAGGAGAAAGCCTTCAACGCACAGGTGTTTCTCTGGCCCATGGCTAACTGGCATTTATACGGTGAATGGAAAAACGGAAAGAATATCGGCGGGAGAATCAGCTCTGTGTGGCTTTTCGGGACGATCGGCATATTCGTGCTGCTGCTGGCCTGTATCAATTTCATGAACCTCAGCACCGCCCGCAGCGAAAAGCGCGCGCGGGAAGTGGGGATCAGGAAAGCCGTGGGCTCGCATCGCACGCAGCTCATCATGCAATTCTTCTGCGAATCCACCCTGCTCGCATGCTTCGGGTTCGTTTTATCGGTAGCGCTGGTACAGGCAGCCCTTCCCGCGTTCAATACCGTGGCGGGCAAGCATATGTCCATGCCGTTCGGTGAACCGGTGTTCTGGCTGGCAGGCGTGGCGATTATCCTCTTGACGGGCTTGCTCGCAGGCAGTTATCCCGCTTTATATCTTTCTTCATTCCAACCGGTGAAAGTATTGAAAGGGACGTTCAAAGCGGGCCGCAACGCCGCCATCCCGCGCAAGGCGCTGGTGGTATTGCAATTCACCGTGTCTGTCGTGCTCATCATCGGCACCATCATCGTTTTCAAACAAATCCGCCACGCGCAGGACCGGCCGGTGTCCTATAACCGGGAAGGCCTGGTGTACACATTCATGTCCACCAACGAATTGCGCTCGCACTATGATGTGATCCGCAATGACGCGATGGCGTCCGGCGCGGTGACGGAAGTCGCCAATGCTTCGGGGCCGCCTAACAACGTTCAGATGATCAATAACGGTTACACCTGGGAGGGAATGGCGCCGGGTGCGCAGGGCAATTTCGCGGCGGTGGACGTATCCCACGATTACGGCAAGGCGGTGCAATGGCAGGTAGTGCAGGGCCGCGACTTCTCGAAACAGTTTGCATCCGATTCCAACGGCGTTGTCCTGAACGAATCCGCGGTAGCGTTTATGCAGCTGAAAGATCCCATCGGCAAAACCATTAAGAAAGACGGTAAGCCCTATATTATCGTAGGAGTGGTAAAAGATATTTTGATGGGATCGCCGTATACACCGATATTCCGCACGATCTGGCATATCGACGGTGGCGGCGGCAACGTGTTCCTGATGCGCCTGAACCCGGATAAACCCACGGCGGAATCGCTGAAAAAGCTGGAAGCTGTTTTCGCGAAACATAATCCCGGCATGCCATTTATGTACGATTTCGTGGACGCGCAATACAAATTGAAGTTCGTTTCCGAGCAAAGAATTGGCCAGTTGTCCGCCTATTTCGCCGTGCTGGCGATCTTTATCAGTTGCCTGGGGCTCTTTGGCATGGCGAGTTTCATGGCGGAGCAACGCACCAAGGAGATCGGGGTGCGGAAAGTAATGGGCGCTTCGGTGTTCAGCCTGTGGCGGCTCATGTCTGCCGACTTCGCCGCCCTCGTGCTCATCGCCCTGGCGATCGCCGTTCCGGTAGGCTGGTTCGGTATGCAACGCTGGCTGAACAGTTATGAATACCGGACCGATATCTCCTGGTGGACGATCGCCCTGACCTGTATCGGCGCCATGAGCATCGCACTTTTTACCATCAGCACACAAAGCATCCGCGCGGCGATGACGGACCCCGTCAAGAGCCTGCGGTCCGAATAA
- a CDS encoding ABC transporter permease, which translates to MIRNYLKTAWRNLLKNKTFSLVNIAGLSAGMAVALMIGLWIRDELTFSKNHTNYSRIVQVMQHLTHNGVVTTQQANPHLMGDALRQEYGGDFKHIAMASWPNTHFLSHNGQTISRMGNYFEAALPEMLTLDMKAGSRNGLQDVNAIMLSATSATALFGDKDPIGQIIRLDNSTPLTVTGVYRDLPANSAFAGMDVLLPWKLYLLENTWIAGMSDPWGSGFCQTFAQLADHADLETVSAKIRDLRMQHLQDAHKVAKPEVFLFPMRKWHLYGQWKDGQNIGGGIQTVWLFGIIGSFVLLLACINFMNLSTARSEKRAREVGIRKAIGSQRKQLILQFFSESVLLSCIGFLFAILLSVLALPVFNDISGKAVQMPFTDYWFWGAGLAFILLTGILAGSYPALYLSSFQPVKVLKGTFRPGKHAATPRKALVVLQFAVSIALIIGTIVVFSQIRHAQNRSSAYNRDGLVVVPMFTGELREKYDIIRQDLLARGTVTEVAKASSPPSEIYAFNGGYTWEGMDPSTQGNFACVDVSHEYGKAMQWQIVAGRDFSRAFASDSNAVILNESAVKFMQLQDPVGQTIRRYGRPLVVVGVVKDIIMQSPYSPVMRGIFHFSNRGGNAFLLRLDPGKPVAGSIAALQAVFEKHAPGVPFTYQFADVQYKQKFLSEQRIGKLSAYFAGLAIFISCLGLFGMASFMAEMRVKEIGVRKVMGASVFSLWRLMTADFVMLVLIGLLIGIPAAWLGMQRWLEGYDYRTEISWWMVSFTALGAIAIALMTVSAQSIRAAMTDPVKSLRPE; encoded by the coding sequence ATGATCCGCAATTACCTCAAAACCGCCTGGAGGAATCTCCTCAAAAACAAAACGTTTTCGCTCGTCAACATAGCGGGATTGTCGGCCGGAATGGCCGTGGCATTGATGATTGGCCTGTGGATCCGCGACGAACTAACTTTCAGTAAAAACCATACGAACTATAGCCGCATCGTGCAAGTGATGCAGCACCTCACCCATAACGGGGTTGTGACCACCCAGCAGGCCAACCCTCACCTGATGGGAGACGCTCTCCGCCAGGAATATGGCGGCGATTTCAAACACATAGCGATGGCCAGCTGGCCCAACACGCACTTCCTCAGCCATAACGGCCAAACGATTTCCCGGATGGGCAATTATTTCGAAGCGGCGCTCCCCGAAATGCTCACGCTCGACATGAAAGCAGGCAGCCGCAACGGCCTGCAGGACGTCAACGCCATCATGCTTTCCGCAACTTCGGCAACAGCGCTTTTCGGTGACAAGGATCCGATTGGCCAGATCATCCGGCTCGACAATTCCACCCCACTGACCGTAACTGGCGTTTACCGGGATCTTCCCGCCAATTCCGCGTTTGCCGGCATGGATGTGCTCTTGCCCTGGAAACTGTATCTGCTGGAAAACACCTGGATTGCCGGGATGTCTGACCCCTGGGGCTCCGGCTTCTGCCAAACCTTCGCGCAACTCGCCGATCATGCCGACCTTGAAACCGTTTCCGCCAAAATCCGGGACCTCCGCATGCAACATTTGCAGGATGCCCATAAAGTTGCCAAACCGGAAGTATTCCTCTTCCCCATGCGCAAATGGCATCTTTACGGACAATGGAAAGACGGGCAGAATATCGGCGGTGGCATTCAAACGGTGTGGCTTTTCGGCATCATCGGATCATTCGTGCTGCTGCTCGCCTGCATCAATTTCATGAACCTGAGTACCGCCCGCAGCGAAAAGCGCGCGCGGGAAGTGGGTATCCGAAAAGCCATTGGTTCACAACGAAAACAACTCATACTCCAGTTTTTCAGCGAATCCGTACTACTCTCTTGCATCGGCTTTCTGTTCGCCATTCTTCTTTCCGTGCTGGCCTTACCTGTGTTCAATGATATCTCTGGGAAAGCGGTGCAGATGCCATTTACGGATTACTGGTTCTGGGGCGCGGGACTAGCCTTCATCCTGTTAACCGGCATACTGGCCGGAAGCTATCCGGCCTTGTACCTTTCTTCCTTCCAACCGGTAAAAGTACTGAAAGGAACATTCAGGCCGGGAAAACATGCCGCAACCCCACGAAAGGCGCTGGTAGTGCTGCAATTCGCCGTTTCCATCGCGCTGATTATCGGCACGATCGTCGTATTCAGCCAGATCCGGCATGCGCAAAACCGGTCATCCGCCTATAATCGCGACGGCTTGGTGGTCGTTCCCATGTTCACCGGTGAACTTCGGGAGAAATACGATATCATCCGGCAAGACCTGCTTGCCCGCGGCACAGTCACCGAGGTGGCGAAGGCCTCTTCCCCGCCGAGCGAAATCTATGCGTTTAACGGCGGCTATACCTGGGAAGGCATGGATCCTTCAACGCAGGGCAACTTCGCTTGTGTAGACGTGTCCCACGAATACGGTAAGGCCATGCAATGGCAAATCGTGGCGGGGAGGGATTTCTCCCGCGCTTTCGCATCCGATTCCAATGCCGTTATCCTGAATGAAAGCGCTGTCAAATTCATGCAGCTGCAAGACCCCGTTGGCCAGACCATCCGCCGCTATGGCAGGCCGCTGGTGGTTGTCGGCGTCGTAAAGGATATCATCATGCAATCGCCTTACAGTCCGGTCATGCGTGGTATTTTTCATTTCTCGAACCGTGGCGGCAACGCATTCCTGTTGCGACTGGATCCCGGAAAACCTGTCGCCGGTTCTATTGCGGCATTACAGGCGGTGTTTGAAAAACACGCTCCGGGTGTGCCTTTTACTTACCAATTCGCGGACGTGCAGTACAAGCAGAAATTCCTGTCGGAACAGCGGATCGGAAAACTTTCCGCATACTTCGCCGGTCTGGCTATCTTTATCAGCTGTCTGGGGCTTTTCGGGATGGCGAGTTTTATGGCGGAAATGCGCGTAAAGGAGATTGGTGTGCGTAAAGTGATGGGCGCATCGGTGTTTAGCCTGTGGCGGTTGATGACAGCCGATTTCGTGATGCTCGTGCTGATTGGGTTGCTGATCGGCATTCCGGCTGCCTGGCTGGGCATGCAGCGCTGGCTGGAAGGATATGACTACCGTACGGAAATATCGTGGTGGATGGTGAGCTTCACCGCGCTCGGGGCCATTGCCATTGCCCTGATGACGGTAAGCGCGCAGAGTATCCGCGCGGCGATGACCGATCCCGTCAAATCCCTGCGTCCCGAATAA